The proteins below come from a single Corylus avellana chromosome ca3, CavTom2PMs-1.0 genomic window:
- the LOC132175529 gene encoding RNA polymerase II transcriptional coactivator KELP-like, whose protein sequence is MEPEIQERIEKTVVRILQESDMEETTEHKIRKQAAAELQLDLSDPPYKAFVKQVVQSFLEQQQQQQQQEEEEQAEEEEERGDPRKEYDDDGDLIICRLSDKRKVTIQEFRGKTLVSIREYYKKDGKDLPTSKGISMTEEQWSTFKKNMPAIEKAITKMESRLM, encoded by the exons ATGGAACCGGAAATCCAAGAGAGAATCGAAAAGACAGTGGTGAGGATTCTACAGGAGTCTGACATGGAGGAGACCACGGAGCACAAGATCCGGAAGCAGGCCGCCGCGGAGCTCCAACTCGACCTCTCCGACCCGCCTTACAAGGCCTTCGTCAAGCAGGTCGTACAGTCCTTCCtcgaacaacaacaacaacaacaacaacaagaggaagaagagcaagcagaagaagaggaagaacgAGGAGACCCTCGTAAGGAGTACGATGATGATGGCGACCTCATCATTTGCAGA CTGTCAGACAAGAGAAAGGTGACAATTCAAGAATTCAGGGGGAAGACTCTGGTGTCGATAAGGGAGTACTATAAGAAAGATGGGAAAGATCTTCCTACTTCTAAAG GTATAAGCATGACCGAGGAGCAATGGTCAACCTTCAAGAAGAACATGCCTGCTATAGAGAAAGCCATTACAAAGATGGAATCACGGCTTATGTGA
- the LOC132174390 gene encoding probable protein phosphatase 2C 55 encodes MILLPTTFLFRDGSEEKRLKMVAGAYYIPKGTSCFRGIGDDAHFICEERQTIGVADGVGGWGIMGIDPGEYARQLMANSLEAILMEPDGKVDLGRVLNQAYSNTKVKGASTACILTLIDNCLHVANLGDSGFLLIRKDEIYKSEIQEHYFNCPFQLGQEADTPDLAEIFPVDVKSGDMLIVGTDGLFDNMFERQIRDTARLGAEVGLNPEQVAWAVAEHAYHKSMKKKVYTPFMKAAKNSGRVFSGGKPDDITVMVAYIVDA; translated from the exons ATGATCTTGCTTCCTACCACATTCTTGTTTAGGGATGGATCAGAAGAAAAAAGGTTGAAAATGGTTGCCGGAGCGTACTACATACCAAAGGGAACAAGTTGTTTTAGAGGTATAGGCGATGATGCTCACTTCATATGTGAAGAGAGACAAACAATTGGTGTGGCAGATGGCGTGGGTGGGTGGGGCATCATGGGTATCGACCCGGGAGAATATGCCCGACAACTCATGGCTAACTCTTTGGAGGCAATATTAATGGAACCAGATGGGAAGGTTGATCTTGGAAGAGTTCTGAATCAAGCTTACTCAAACACCAAGGTTAAAGGAGCATCAACAGCTTGCATATTAACATTGATAGACAAT TGCTTGCATGTTGCTAACTTGGGAGATAGTGGATTTCTGCTGATTAGAAAAGATGAAATATACAAATCCGAAATTCAAGAACATTATTTTAATTGTCCATTCCAGCTGGGACAAGAAGCAGACACCCCCGATTTGGCAGAG ATATTTCCAGTTGATGTAAAATCAGGAGACATGCTTATAGTCGGCACAGACGGGCTGTTTGATAACATGTTTGAGAGGCAGATTAGAGACACTGCAAGATTGGGGGCAGAGGTTGGTTTAAATCCAGAGCAGGTGGCTTGGGCAGTAGCAGAGCATGCTTATCACaaatcaatgaagaagaaaGTTTATACACCATTTATGAAAGCTGCTAAGAATTCTGGGAGAGTGTTTTCTGGTGGCAAACCTGATGATATAACTGTCATGGTTGCTTACATTGTTGATGCTTAG
- the LOC132175851 gene encoding uncharacterized protein LOC132175851, whose translation MPCYHSESHHLIYREELKKDGHEKKLLCWWCQQPIWGSVHYCVECGNRPVHNYSSSINHCLDFIEEQENEDNTTIVCAVCDNLVFGAAYRCSVSECRFLSHKLCTELSYKINHHLHSDHTLFLKGPGRNHCDACFKSHHNSLFYDCNSCEFQLDIKCANRLPINPNDCHHEFFPIQKPIQFNCEVCGEEIKNIVNLCSICTLLVHKRCVEIPRIVQIKLHNHFLTLTYSIPEIEKHEDMFCRMCYEKVNTKYAIYYCHECRYVAHVKCVKRFRNLYGELYLDGKWFVTSDSMPSEFVGHATHLIKALNQVEDEGPHHEEIEHFSHQQHKLILTYDQVNDDMLCEGCKEFIIAVPFYSCMQCNFFIHARCTKLPTRIEQHRLHHFHPLTLLPRAPTKSGVFFCDICSRHHRGFTYKCVRPGCWEGTTFDVQCGSIPETLKHEGHQHSLHLPLEHSNNRKCKACPKDNEKSVFVCTNCDFALGIRCANLPLVARHRYDTHLLKLTYSTIIKDSGEYYCLICEEERNPNHWFYYCKECNFTAHPECVIRNDPCIMIGNTYISEYHAHPLTFVQKTEHSSCKGCMKLLNDVALECSQCKFSVHLPRPYFPDCLWMLSEWGRR comes from the coding sequence ATGCCTTGCTATCACTCTGAATCCCACCACTTGATCTACAGAGAAGAGTTGAAAAAAGATGGTCATGAGAAGAAACTTCTTTGCTGGTGGTGCCAACAACCAATATGGGGTTCTGTTCACTATTGTGTCGAATGTGGTAATCGCCCCGTTCACAACTACTCATCATCCATCAATCATTGCTTGGACTTCATAGAAGAGCAGGAAAATGAAGACAACACGACAATTGTTTGTGCAGTGTGTGACAACCTAGTATTTGGTGCCGCCTACAGATGCTCTGTCTCCGAATGCAGATTCCTATCTCATAAATTATGCACAGAGCTATCTTATAAGATAAACCACCATCTGCACTCAGACCATACACTTTTTCTCAAAGGGCCAGGTAGAAATCATTGTGATGCTTGTTTTAAGTCTCACCATAATTCTTTGTTTTACGATTGTAATTCTTGTGAATTCCAACTAGACATCAAATGTGCTAACCGCTTGCCAATTAATCCTAATGATTGTCACCATGAGTTCTTTCCCATCCAAAAGCCAATCCAGTTCAATTGCGAAGTTTGTGGAGAAGAAATCAAGAACATCGTCAACCTATGTAGTATCTGTACACTCTTGGTTCACAAAAGATGTGTTGAAATTCCACGCATCGTCCAAATTAAGCTACACAATCACTTTCTCACTCTCACCTACTCTATTCCTGAAATCGAGAAGCATGAGGACATGTTCTGTAGAATGTGTTATGAAAAGGTGAATACAAAATATGCAATTTACTATTGTCACGAATGTAGGTATGTTGCCCATGTGAAATGCGTAAAACGTTTTAGGAATTTGTATGGGGAGTTGTATTTGGACGGGAAGTGGTTTGTAACTAGTGATTCAATGCCCAGCGAATTCGTTGGCCATGCAACTCATTTGATCAAGGCACTCAATCAAGTAGAGGACGAAGGACCTCATCATGAGGAGATTGAACATTTcagtcatcaacaacataaGTTAATCCTCACTTATGATCAGGTTAATGATGATATGCTTTGTGAGGGGTGTAAGGAATTCATAATTGCGGTTCCATTTTATAGCTGTATGCAATGCAACTTCTTTATTCATGCTCGATGTACTAAACTTCCCACAAGGATTGAGCAACACCGACTTCACCACTTTCACCCGCTCACCCTCCTCCCACGGGCACCTACCAAGAGTGGCGTGTTCTTTTGTGATATTTGTTCTCGCCATCATCGTGGCTTCACCTACAAATGTGTCCGTCCTGGGTGTTGGGAGGGCACAACCTTTGATGTTCAATGTGGTTCAATTCCGGAAACCCTTAAACACGAAGGTCATCAACATTCTCTTCACCTTCCTCTCGAGCATTCTAATAATAGAAAATGCAAAGCTTGTCCAAAGGACAACGAGAAGTCTGTATTTGTATGCACCAATTGCGATTTTGCCTTGGGAATCAGATGTGCAAATCTTCCACTAGTAGCAAGGCATAGATATGATACACATCTTCTCAAGCTCACTTACAGTACCATTATAAAAGATTCTGGAGAATATTATTGTCTAATTTGCGAAGAGGAAAGAAACCCAAACCACTGGTTTTATTACTGTAAAGAATGCAATTTCACTGCTCACCCTGAATGTGTTATTAGGAACGATCCATGCATCATGATTGGAAATACTTATATAAGTGAATATCATGCGCATCCGCTCACTTTTGTCCAAAAGACTGAACACTCTTCATGTAAGGGCTGTATGAAGCTACTTAATGACGTGGCCCTAGAATGTAGTCAATGCAAATTTAGTGTCCACCTTCCTAGGCCTTACTTCCCTGATTGTTTGTGGATGCTAAGTGAATGGGGAAGGAGGTAG
- the LOC132174391 gene encoding uncharacterized protein LOC132174391 has product MPCYHDRWHPNHHLIYREELKRDGEEEEEEEEKKKAVCSWCHKPIWGSFYSCVECCNQPVHVSSYEHCLDFTEKLENDGNKKVCCFGCDEPVLGAAYKCSISECSFLIHKSCTELSYHINHHLHPNHTLSLQTLNKNRCDTCCRSHDRSFFYRCTSCSFKLDIKCAHNPLSVNPNDCHQHEFFSLGRRIQFNCDACGEEITNLAYKVCSICKLLVHYRCAEIPRKVKIKLHNHILNLIYSLPEIKKHDDTFCRICYEKVNIQYAAYYCQECSYIFHTECLRRFRNMYGELPTTSESVPNKSVGHATHLIKALNQAEDEGPHLGEIQHFSHQQHKLIIYSGEIKNDMLCQGCMELIISAPFYGCVECNFFIHTRCTKLPTRIEQHRLDLFHTLTLLPRASTKSGVFFCDICSRHHHGFTYECNTCFGGKTLDVQCGSIPEILKHEGHQHSLYLALDSHHRKCKACPKDNEEYVFVCISCNFILGIRCANLPLVARHKYDTHLLKLTYSTTVKYSGEYYCLICEEERDPNHWFYYCEECDFPAHPECVLEKYQCMVIGSTHISEYHQHPLTFAKIDQDSRSTYVSEYYRHPFSLFMKTENSPKCQGCGELLDGVALECSQCKFSVHPPRPYFPDCLWKLSNQE; this is encoded by the coding sequence ATGCCGTGCTATCATGACAGGTGGCATCCTAACCACCACTTGATTTACAGAGAAGAGCTGAAAAGAGAtggtgaggaggaggaggaggaggaggagaagaagaaagctgTTTGCTCGTGGTGCCACAAACCAATATGGGGTTCCTTTTACAGTTGCGTCGAATGTTGTAACCAACCTGTTCACGTGTCGTCCTATGAGCATTGCTTGGACTTCACAGAAAAGCTGGAAAATGATGGCAACAAGAAAGTTTGTTGCTTCGGATGCGACGAACCAGTATTGGGTGCCGCCTACAAATGCTCCATCTCCGAATGCAGCTTTCTAATTCATAAATCATGCACTGAGCTATCTTATCATATAAACCACCATTTGCACCCAAACCATACTCTTTCTCTCCAAACGCTAAACAAAAATCGTTGTGATACTTGTTGTAGATCTCATGATAGATCTTTCTTTTACCGTTGTACTTCGTGCAGCTTCAAACTTGACATCAAATGTGCTCATAACCCTTTGTCAGTTAATCCTAACGACTGCCATCAACATGAATTCTTCTCTCTCGGGAGGCGGATTCAGTTCAATTGCGATGCTTGTGGAGAGGAAATCACGAACCTCGCCTACAAAGTATGTAGTATTTGCAAGCTCTTGGTTCACTATAGATGTGCTGAAATTCCACGAAAAGTCAAAATTAAGCTACACAATCACATCCTCAATCTCATCTATTCTCTTCCTGAAATCAAGAAGCATGACGACACATTCTGTAGAATCTGCTATGAAAAGGTGAATATACAGTATGCAGCTTATTATTGTCAAGAATGTAGTTATATTTTCCATACGGAATGCTTAAGACGTTTTAGGAATATGTACGGGGAGTTGCCTACAACTAGTGAGTCGGTGCCCAATAAATCTGTTGGTCATGCAACTCATTTGATCAAGGCGCTCAATCAAGCAGAGGATGAAGGACCTCACCTTGGGGAGATTCAACATTTTAGTCATCAACAACATAAGTTAATCATCTATAGTGGTGAGATCAAGAATGATATGCTTTGTCAAGGGTGTATGGAATTGATCATTTCGGCCCCGTTTTACGGCTGTGTGGAATGTAACTTCTTTATCCATACTCGATGTACTAAACTTCCCACAAGGATTGAGCAACACCGACTCGATCTATTTCACACACTCACCCTCCTCCCACGGGCATCTACCAAGAGTGGCGTGTTCTTTTGTGATATCTGTTCTCGTCATCATCATGGCTTCACCTACGAATGCAACACATGTTTTGGGGGCAAAACCCTTGACGTTCAATGTGGTTCAATTCCAGAAATCCTTAAACATGAAGGTCATCAACATTCTCTTTACCTTGCTCTAGATTCTCATCATAGAAAATGCAAAGCTTGTCCTAAGGACAACGAAGAGTATGTATTTGTATGCATTAGTTGCAATTTCATCTTGGGAATCAGATGTGCAAATCTTCCACTAGTAGCGAGGCATAAATATGATACACATCTCCTCAAGCTCACCTACAGTACTACTGTAAAATATTCTGGAGAATATTATTGTCTAATTTGCGAAGAAGAAAGAGATCCGAACCATTGGTTCTATTACTGTGAAGAATGTGACTTCCCTGCTCACCCTGAATGTGTTCTTGAGAAATATCAATGCATGGTGATTGGAAGTACTCACATAAGTGAATATCACCAACATCCTCTCACTTTTGCGAAGATTGATCAAGACTCAAGAAGTACTTATGTAAGTGAATATTACCGGCATCCTTTCTCTTTATTCATGAAGACTGAAAACTCGCCCAAATGTCAGGGCTGTGGGGAGCTATTAGATGGTGTGGCACTAGAATGTTCTCAATGCAAATTCAGTGTCCATCCTCCTAGACCCTACTTTCCTGATTGTTTGTGGAAACTAAGTAATCAGGAATAA
- the LOC132176121 gene encoding uncharacterized protein LOC132176121: MGVSLVSVPALHQSLLCQRPCIGSSTWLHGSTTPIRYPSKLTTIPHCSSSSSSSSTSVVEESPPPAPDALPVQSEAATDDTGKLPPRGCQACGREEMEKGCNGEGRIQGGIATVPGFGWWPIKAYRPCPAFLASGGRYRRRGQSMDEVASGGSNTRQRSKEI, from the exons atgggagtTTCCCTTGTCTCAGTTCCAGCACTTCATCAGAGCTTACTCTGCCAGCGTCCTTGCATTGGCAGCAGTACATGGTTACATGGCTCAACAACTCCCATTAGATACCCATCTAAACTCACCACCATCCCtcattgttcttcttcttcttcttcttcttcaacttctgtTGTAGAAGAAAGCCCTCCTCCTGCGCCTGATGCACTTCCTGTCCAGTCAGAAGCTGCCACCGATGACACTGGCAAGCTCCCTCCGAG GGGTTGTCAAGCCTGTGGGAGAGAGGAAATGGAGAAGGGATGCAATGGTGAAGGTAGGATTCAAGGTGGGATTGCAACAGTTCCAGGCTTTGGCTGGTGGCCAATAAAGGCTTACAGGCCTTGCCCTGCATTTCTAGCATCTGGTGGTAGGTATAGGCGACGAGGGCAAAGCATGGATGAGGTTGCCTCTGGTGGCAG CAACACTAGGCAAAGGTCCAAGGAAATTTAA
- the LOC132175505 gene encoding cellulose synthase-like protein G3 has product MEAFSRACPPPPLHTLQPSRLTGFNRVFAAVYTGAILALLYHRSFKLIYSTTLPSFFISLSILISDLLLAFLWAAMQPYRMRPIYRNEFPDNLGKIVKEESDFPPLDVFICTADPYKEPPMGVANTALSVMAYDYPPEKISVYVSDDGGSQLTLFAFMEAAKFATHWLPFCRKKNIVERSPEEYFASTNSWSSEVEEIKTMYDSMKFRVENVVERGKVGDEYITGEEDRKAFLKWTHGSTRQNHPTVIQVLLENSKDITGHLMPNLIYVSREKRKISPHHFKAGALNVLLRVSAAMTNAPLILTLDCDMYSNDPSTPLRVLCYLLNPHDQSKLGYVQFPQHFKGINKNDTYACEYKRLFQINMVGFDGLAGPNYAGTGCFFRRRVFFGGPLTLLSPEIPELGPYHIVNRPIQSQPIFELSHKVAGCNYENHTKWGSEVGFRYGSLIEDYNTGYRLQCEGWKSIFCNPRRAAFLGDAPITLVDLLNQQKRWAIGLLEMLFSKFSPLTFGIRSMGLLMGLAYAHNGMWPFWSIPITIYAFLPQLALLNGITIFPMVSEPWFLLYVFLFIGAYGQDLFEFILFDGTIQRWWNDQRLWMIRGVTCYLFGSTEFFLKSFGISTQGFNVTSKVVDDEQSRRYEQGVFEFGVPSPMFVSLTTAAIINLVSFVWGLFLLVFRGRQLEGMFLQMFIAGFVVVNSLPIYEAMVLRGDKGRMPVRIAIISTFLACGLLAAASIALRD; this is encoded by the exons ATGGAGGCTTTCAGCCGAGCTTGCCCCCCACCTCCCCTTCACACCCTTCAGCCGTCGCGCCTGACGGGTTTTAATCGTGTGTTTGCTGCAGTTTATACAGGTGCCATCCTCGCCTTGCTCTATCACCGTTCATTCAAACTCATCTACTCCACCACCTTACCCTCCTTCTTCATCTCCCTCTCCATTCTTATCTCCGATCTTCTTCTCGCTTTCCTGTGGGCTGCCATGCAGCCTTATCGCATGCGTCCTATATATCGTAATGAGTTCCCCGACAACCTCGGAAAGATCGTGAAGGAAGAATCAGATTTCCCTCCACTTGACGTGTTCATATGCACCGCCGACCCCTACAAGGAGCCGCCGATGGGCGTGGCAAACACGGCCTTATCGGTGATGGCGTACGATTATCCACCGGAGAAGATCTCCGTCTACGTGTCGGACGATGGGGGCTCCCAGCTTACTCTCTTTGCTTTCATGGAGGCTGCTAAGTTTGCAACCCATTGGTTGCCGTTTTGTAGAAAGAAGAATATAGTAGAGCGGAGCCCAGAAGAATATTTTGCTTCGACTAATTCTTGGAGCTCCGAGGTTGAGGAGATTAAG ACGATGTATGATAGCATGAAATTCAGGGTAGAGAATGTTGTAGAGAGAGGGAAAGTTGGGGATGAGTACATCACCGGAGAAGAAGATCGCAAAGCATTTCTCAAATGGACTCATGGATCCACTCGCCAAAATCATCCCACTGTTATTCAG GTTTTGCTAGAGAACAGCAAAGACATAACTGGCCATTTGATGCCAAACCTCATCTATGTCTccagagagaaaagaaaaatttcacCCCACCATTTTAAAGCTGGAGCCCTTAATGTCTTG CTTCGGGTCTCAGCTGCCATGACCAATGCTCCATTAATCCTGACTCTAGATTGCGACATGTACTCCAATGATCCCTCTACTCCTCTCCGTGTGCTATGTTACCTACTCAATCCTCATGATCAATCCAAATTAGGATACGTTCAATTTCCTCAACACTTTAAGGGGATTAACAAAAATGACACCTATGCTTGTGAGTATAAACGTCTATTTCAAATCAATATGGTGGGCTTTGATGGACTAGCTGGGCCTAACTATGCCGGAACGGGGTGCTTTTTTCGCCGGCGAGTGTTCTTTGGAGGTCCCTTAACATTGTTGTCACCAGAAATCCCTGAATTGGGACCATACCACATTGTGAACAGACCTATCCAGTCTCAACCAATTTTTGAATTGTCGCATAAGGTGGCGGGCTGCAATTATGAGAACCATACCAAATGGGGTTCTGAG GTGGGTTTCAGATATGGATCATTGATCGAGGACTACAACACCGGCTATCGGTTGCAATGTGAGGGATGGAAGTCCATATTCTGCAATCCTAGGAGGGCAGCATTTTTGGGTGATGCACCCATTACCCTTGTTGATTTGCTAAATCAGCAAAAGCGATGGGCCATTGGCCTACTTGAGATGCTTTTCTCTAAGTTCAGCCCACTAACCTTCGGCATCAGATCCATGGGTCTTCTCATGGGCCTTGCTTATGCCCATAATGGGATGTGGCCCTTTTGGTCCATCCCAATCACCATCTACGCCTTCCTCCCTCAACTTGCTCTCCTCAATGGAATTACCATATTCccaatg gtatcagagccatggttCCTATTGTATGTATTTCTTTTCATAGGAGCCTACGGACAGGATTTGTTTGAGTTTATCTTATTTGATGGAACAATCCAAAGATGGTGGAATGATCAGAGATTATGGATGATAAGAGGAGTCACATGCTACTTGTTTGGATCCACAGAGTTCTTTCTCAAGTCCTTCGGCATCTCCACACAAGGCTTCAATGTGACAAGCAAAGTGGTTGACGATGAACAGAGCAGAAGATACGAGCAAGGggtgtttgagtttggagtTCCATCTCCCATGTTTGTGTCTCTAACAACTGCAGCAATCATCAACTTGGTGTCTTTTGTTTGGGGGCTGTTTTTGCTGGTTTTCAGAGGCAGACAATTGGAGGGAATGTTTCTGCAGATGTTCATAGCAGGCTTTGTGGTGGTGAATTCCTTGCCAATTTATGAAGCCATGGTGTTGAGAGGTGATAAAGGAAGGATGCCTGTTAGAATTGCCATAatctcaacatttctggcatgTGGTCTTCTTGCTGCAGCTTCTATTGCTTTGAGGGACTGA